In Oncorhynchus clarkii lewisi isolate Uvic-CL-2024 chromosome 2, UVic_Ocla_1.0, whole genome shotgun sequence, one DNA window encodes the following:
- the LOC139421205 gene encoding U4/U6 small nuclear ribonucleoprotein Prp3-like: MSLPKREVEELRPWVERTVKKVLGFSEPTVVTAALHCVGKGLDKRKTTDQLRPFLDESAGGFVERLFEALEESRNSRGNKGAGERNRKRDLKDVFGDEVEVGARRDVPEAGDGVPVKRKRVPRFEEVEEPEVLPAPPTESPGMLTKIQIKQMMEAATRQIEERKKQLSFVPVSSQQRLPLPTPQPDPPFASHLLPAPSAPSSGSAQSIAPSQAATFMNDAIEKARKAAELQARIQSQLAMKPGILGAIGNTGGPHNLVALANLHAMGIAPPKVAEARESNKPAPLILDDMGRTVDASGNEVELTHRMPTLKANIRAVKREQFRQQLKEKPGEDLESTIYFDGRVNIAPAQRAKKGFKFHEQGRFEKIAQRIRTKAQLEKLQTEIAQAAKKTGIQASTKLALFAPKKMLGDGQVPIIEWWDSYILPSNIDLSTETNFVAMELFGVTNLVEHPAQISPPVDTDKPGVTLGVYLTKKEQKKLRRQTRREGQKELQEKVRLGLMPPPEPKVRISNLMRVLGTEAVQDPTKVEAHVRAQMAKRQKAHEEANAARKLTTEQRKEKKVKKLKEDLSLGVHISVYRIRNLHNPAKKFKVEANANQLYLTGTVVLHRDVNMVVVEGGPKAQKKFKRLMLSRIKWEEHNSKRDDPDADDETKKNNRCSLVWEGTAKERNYGEMKFKQCPTENMAREHFKKHGTEHYWDLALSQSVLESTDD; encoded by the exons ATGTCTCTTCCTAAACGGGAGGTGGAGGAGCTACGGCCCTGGGTGGAACGGACCGTGAAGAAGGTGCTGGGGTTCTCTGAGCCTACTGTCGTTACTGCGGCCCTGCACTGTGTAGGCAAGGGCCTGGACAAGAGGAAGACCACAG ACCAGCTGCGTCCATTCCTGGATGAGTCTGCCGGTGGGTTCGTGGAGAGACTATTTGAGGCCCTGGAGGAGAGCCGTAATTCCCGTGGGAACAAGGGTGCTGGGGAGAGGAACCGCAAGAGAGACCTGAAG GATGTGTTTGGTGATGAGGTGGAGGTGGGTGCGAGGCGGGACGTCCCCGAGGCAGGAGATGGTGTGCCGGTGAAGAGGAAACGTGTCCCCCGCTTCGAGGAGGTGGAGGAACCAGAGGTCCTACCTGCACCCCCCACTGAGAGCCCTGGCATGCTCACTAAGATACAg atCAAACAGATGATGGAAGCTGCCACCagacagatagaggagaggaagaaacagcTGAGCTTCGTCCCAGTGTCTTCCCAGCAG AGGCTGCCCCTGCCCACTCCCCAGCCAGACCCCCCCTTCGCCTCTCATCTTCTCCCCGctccctctgccccctcctcGGGCTCGGCCCAGTCCATCGCTCCCTCCCAGGCAGCTACTTTCATGAACGATGCCATCGAGAAGGCTAGGAAGGCTGCAGAGCTGCAGGCCCGCATCCAGTCGCAGTTAGCCATGAAGCCTGGTATACTGGGAGCCATTGGGAACACTGGAGGACCTCATAACCTGGTGGCGCTGGCCAACCTACACGCCATGGGGATAGCACCACC gAAGGTGGCGGAGGCCCGTGAGTCAAACAAGCCGGCCCCTCTGATTCTGGATGATATGGGTCGGACCGTGGATGCCAGCGGCAACGAGGTGGAGCTAACACACCGCATGCCCACCCTCAAAG CTAATATCCGTGCGGTGAAGAGGGAGCAGTTCCGACAGCAGTTGAAGGAGAAGCCTGGCGAGGACCTGGAGTCCACTATCTACTTTGACGGGCGTGTTAACATAGCACCCGCCCAGCGAGCCAAGAAGGGCTTCAAGTTCCATGAGCAGGGACGCTTTGAGAAGATCGCCCAGAGGATCAGAACTAAG GCCCAGTTGGAGAAGCTGCAGACAGAGATCGCCCAGGCAGCCAAGAAGACTGGGATCCAGGCCTCCACCAAGCTGGCCCTCTTTGCCCCCAAGAAGATGCTGGGGGACGGGCAGGTGCCCATCATTGAGTGGTGGGACTCGTACATCCTCCCCTCCAACATTGACCT atCCACAGAGACCAATTTTGTGGCGATGGAGTTGTTTGGAGTCACAAACCTGGTGGAGCACCCTGCTCAGATCAGCCCCCCAG tggacaCAGACAAGCCAGGAGTGACTCTGGGAGTGTACCTGACTAAGAAGGAACAGAAgaagctgaggagacagactcgcagggagggacagaaagagcTTCAGGAGAAGGTCAGACTGGGGCTCATGCCCCCCCCAGAACCTAAAG TGCGCATCTCTAATCTGATGAGAGTGCTGGGTACGGAGGCAGTACAGGATCCCACTAAGGTAGAGGCCCACGTCAGAGCACAGATGGCCAAGAGACAGAA GGCCCATGAGGAGGCCAATGCAGCCCGGAAGCTCACAACCGAGCAGAGAAAagagaagaaggtgaagaagcTGAAAGAGGACCTGAGTCTTGGAGTTCACATCTCAGTCTATAG GATCCGTAACCTCCACAACCCGGCTAAGAAGTTTAAGGTGGAAGCTAACGCCAACCAGCTGTACCTGACGGGCACCGTGGTGCTACACCGAGATGTCaacatggtggtggtggagggag GTCCCAAAGCCCAGAAGAAGTTCAAGAGGCTCATGTTGAGCAGAATCAAATGGGAAGAACACAACTCCAAGAGAGATG ATCCAGATGCAGACGACGAGACCAAGAAGAACAACAGATGCAGCCTGGTCTGGGAG ggCACGGCTAAGGAGCGTAACTACGGGGAGATGAAGTTTAAGCAGTGTCCTACAGAGAACATGGCTAGAGAACACTTTAAGAAGCACGGGACAGAACACTACTGGGACCTGGCTCTGAGCCAGAGTGTGCTGGAGAGCACTGATGACTGA